In Microbacterium sp. ABRD28, the genomic stretch TCGAGGCTACGGCGAGCCGGGGGGTTCACGCGGTCGTGTGACCCCGGATGACAACCACGCACACCCCCGCGATCATTCCCCCCTCGTCGCTCTCCTCCCCGCGAGGGGATGGGTGGGAGGAGGGGGACGCGGGGAAAGGGAGAGGCCCCCATCCCGGAGGATGAGGGCCTCGACGCGGAAGCGACAGGATTTGAACCTGCGAGGCGAGTTACCCCGCCTACATGGATTCCAGCCATGCTCCTTAGGCCGCTCGGACACGCTTCCGTCGCCGACTTTATCACGCGGCCCGGGAGCAACCCGGCGTCGTCACCAGCCCATCGAGCCCGCAACGCCCTTGAACGGCCCCGCGACGCGCGAGGTGATCCACCCGCCGTAGAAGCGTCCGGTCTGGGGGGTGACGACCTCGCCGTCGACCGTGCAGCGGTCCATCACCTGCGCGTACACCGCAACCCGGTCGGCCAGTAGTTCGTACCCGGCGCTCGGTCGTGGATAGTTCCACGCAGCGGCCGGCCGGTGCTCCTCGCCGCCGTGGACGTCGAGGTAGCGCGCCGCACCTTTGAACTCGCAGAACGACGACCCGACACCGTCGGTGAGCGCCCCCTCGACGAACGCCGCGATCGGCAGGTAGTACACCGGCGGATGGCTGGTCTCGAGGACGCGGACGACGTCGCCGGTGTCGACGATCACCTCGCCTCCGAGGGTGATGGTGACGCGGGTGTCGACCTTCTCGATCCGCGGCGGCCGCGGGTAGTCCCACACCGATTCCTGCCCCGGTGCGATGGGGTCGGGTGACGGATGACGCATGGTTTCAGGCTACGCCCCGCCGACCCCGTGGGCTCCGGATGCGAGGCAGCGGCGAACCGGCGCGAAATCGCCCTCGCCGCGTCATCCGCTGGTTGACTGAGGGGGTGACGCAGGTGGCGATGTTCCCCCTCGGCAGTGTGCTCTTCCCGCACGCGCCCCTGGCGCTGCGGATCTTCGAGCCGCGCTATCTCACCATGCTCGGGCGCCTGCTCGACGAGGAGGACCCGCAGTTCGGAGTGGTGCTCATCGAGCGCGGACCCGAGGCGGGTGGCGGCGATCAGCGAAGCTCGTTGGGCACCATGGCACGACTCGCGCAGGTGCAGGTCGGCAAGGATGACATCTTCGTCCTCGCCGTGGGCGACCAGCGCGTGAGGGTGGACACCTGGCTCGACGACGACCCGCATCCTCTCGCCGAGGTCACGCCCCTCGAGGCGTTGACCTGGGACGACGCCCTGACACCGTTGCGGACGGAGGCCGAGAGCATCGTGCGACGCGTGCTGGGGAAGGCCGACACGGCGGGCCTGGCCTCGTACGATCCGAACATCGAACTGTCGGAAGACCCTGTCGAGTCGACATGGCAGCTCGCCGCGATCGCACCGCTCGGCGAGCTCGACCGCTTCACCCTCCTGCAGGCCACCACCTTGGGCGGCCTCCTGCGGCAGATCATCGACATGACCCTCGACATCGAACCCGTCCTGGGCGGCGGAGACGAGACATCCGATCCATTCGCGGGAATGTGAATCGACCCGATCGGGTTGTGGTCGGCATGAAGAGTTTCGGCACCCTCTCCTTCGGTCACTACGGTCCGCTCGGCGGAGGCCGCCAGCTCACCGCCGGTGAGTCGATGCTCCAGGCCATCGATCTCGCGCAGGGGATGGACGACCTCGGCGTGAACGGCATCTTCTTCCGCGTACACCACTTCGCCCGGCAGCAGTCCTCGCCCATGCCGCTCCTCGCCGCGATCGCCGCGCGGACGCGGCACATCGAGATGGGCACCGGCGTCATCGACATGCGCTACGAGAATCCTCTCTCCCTCGCCGAGGAGGCGGCGTCGGTCGACCTCATCAGCGGCGGTCGCCTCGCGCTCGGCGTCAGCCGCGGCTCACCCGAGACGGTGGTGCGCGGCTACGAGGCGTTCGGGTACACGGGCGCGTCGGATCCGCGGGGCGCCGACCTCGCGCGGGAGCATTTCGCGACCTTCCTGCATGCGATCGAGGGCAACGGCATCGCCGAACGCGACCCGTCCAGCCCGTTCGGCGGCGGCACAGGACTGCAGCGCATCGAGCCGTACTCCCCCGGTCTGCGCTCGCGGATCTGGTGGGGCGCGGGCAACCGCGAGACCGCCGAGTGGGCGGGCCGTATGGGAGTGAACCTCATGTCGTCCACGCTCCTCACCGAGGACCGGGGTCTGCCGTTCGACGTGCTCCAGGCCGAGCAGATCGACGCCTTCCGCGCCGCGTGGCGTGAAGCCGGACATGCCGGCGAGCCGCGGGTGTCGGTGAGCCGCTCGGTCTTCCCGATCACCACGGCCGAGGACGAGATGTACTTCGGCGGCCGTCAGGACGGCGACGGGGTGGGGTACATCGACGGCTTCCGCTCGACCTTCGGCAAGACCTACGCGGCCGCACCGGACGTGCTGGTGGAGGAGCTGCGGGAGGATGCCGCAGTCATGAGCGCCGACACGCTCATGCTCACGATCCCGAGCCAGCTCGGGGTCGCGTTCAACCTGCGCCTGGTGGAGTCCTTCGCCCGCCACGTGGCACCGCACCTGGGGTGGGTCCCCTCCACGCAGAGCCTCGTGGCCAGCTGAGCCCCGTCGCCGCTTACTCCACCCCCGTGACGCGCGCGCCGAGCCATTCGGCGAGGTCGTTCAGCTCGGCCCGGATCATGTCGGTCTCCTCCGGTTCGAACGGCAGGAACCCGTGGACGGCGTTCACCCGCAGGAGGTCTCGGTCGCGATCGACCTCGGCATCCAGCATCCCGACGAAGCGGTCGCCCATCAGGATCGGGTGGGCGAAGAAGCCGTAGCGGCGTCGGGCCTTGGGCTTGAACTGCTCGAGCACATAGTCGAAGTCGAACACCTCAGCGAGGCGCTGACGGTCGAACAGGACGCTGTCATACGGGTTCAGAAGTGCCACGCGGCCGTCGACGTCGGCGGCTTCCAGCGCATCGGGATCGACGCGCCACTTCCATGACGACCCCTCGACCTCGGCCGGCTCCCCCGCCTTCCCCACCCGTGTCCAGACCGACTTCTCCCGGGCCAGACCCGCGGCCTTCAGGCGACGGGTCTCGAGCTCTCGCGCAGCGGTGTCGTCGTCCAGATCCATGAGATCGCGGGGGTACACGCGCTCGGCGAGATCCCACACGCGCGTGCGCCCTTCCCGCCTGGTCACGGCCACCTCGCCCCGGCGCGCCAGGAGGTCGAGCATCAGCGGCACCTGGCTCGACCCCGACCACCCGTCCGGCGTCCGGGCCACCGAGGCCGTGTCGGGGATCTCCCGCGAGGTCAGCGGACCCTCGGCCCGTAAACGGGCCAGGACGTCGGAACGGAAAGCGGCGTTCGCCTCCAGCCACTGCCGGCTGCTCTCACGTTCGGGGTGGCGACGCATGGCGGGACGAAGCAGCGGCAGCAGGCTCATCGGGTGGAACGCGCCCTGGAACTCGAACAGAAGGCGGTCGATCTCCACCGCCTTCTTCAGCTGGCCGGGCTCGTACGACCACCCGATCCGCGACCACAGCACCGTGTGCTCGCAGGTGGCGATCACCGCGGTCGGGTCGATCTTGATGTACCCCAGCTGCTCAGCCACCTCCACCACGTCGCCAGGCCGGTCGGCATCGAGGAGCTGCGCCCGCACGACGATGCGCCGCGCCTGTTCCCGGCTGAGTCGGTGCGTCACGCGTCGAGTATCCCCCGTGCCTCCGACAGCGAGCGACTCCTTACCTCGGGGTCCCCGCCCCCGGTCGCGAAATAGGGCGATCGCCCGATCCGCGCCTCCCGCCTCAGGGAGGAAAGTCGACGTCCAGAACGAACGACGGGAGAACGACGATGGACGCGATGACCTACGCCGCAAGCCGGATCGCGGCGCAGCGTGCGGAGATGCTGGCCTCCGAGGTGAGACTTCGACAGGCCCGGGCCCGACGACGCGAGACGGCGGACCCGGGTGCCGCGGCCCAGGGCATCAGCGAAGCGACCGGGAGCGATGAGGCGAGCGTCGAGTGCTTCGGATTGGCGGGCCCCGCGGCATGACGGGAGTGCGGGGTCACGGGAACGGCGACGGGGCGCGCGCCGGGTTGCCGCGAGGATTCCTGTCGCAGCTGTCGGAGGGCGGTGCCACGATATGACCATGCCCGCGCTCGCCTCGAGTCCCCGCATGGTCGGTCGTGGCATCGAGCTGGGTGCGCTGCTCGACGCTCTTGACGACGCACGTCGTGGAACACCCCGTTCGGTCATCGTGCGAGGAGAGGCCGGCATCGGGAAGACGCGCCTCGTGCAGGAGTTCTTGAGCGCAGCGACGAGAGGGCAGGACGCGCAGCTGCCGGTGGTGGTCGCCGTCGGTCAGTGCGTCGACCTCGGCCCGATCGGCGCTCCGTTCGGCCCGGTGCGTCGCGTGCTGCGTGACCTCCACGCCGCGGTGGGCACCGAGGCGCTCCGTGAGGCGGCCGGCTCACCGGCAGCTGTGGCGACCCTCGCGGCGTTCGTCCCGGGGGTCATGACCGAGACGCCCTCGGCGGATGTTCCGACCGGCGACTTCGCCGAGGCGATCGAGGTCGTGCTCGAGAACCTGTCGACGACACGGCATCTCGTGATCGTCATCGAGGACCTGCAGTGGGCCGACGCCGCGACACTCGCCCTGCTGAAGACACTCGCCAGCACGTTGCGCGGCCGCCACCTCATCATCGTCGCGACCTATCGGTCCGACGACATCGATCGTTTCCATCCGCTGCGTCCGATCCTCGCCGAGTTGGACCGCACGAGGGCGATCATCCGCGTCGAGGTGGCTCCGTTGAGCGCGGCCGAGGTCGCCGAACAGGTGGCGCTCCTGGCGACAGCGGACCTCGGCGAGACCGAACTGGCAGCCCTCGTCGAGCGCAGCGGCGGAATCCCCTTCCTCGTCGAGGAGCTCGTCGACCTCGGCAGCGCGGAACTGCCGGACACCCTGCGCGAGCTCGTCCTCGCGCGCTACTCCCGGCTGGATGACACCGCCCAAGAGGTCGTCCGTGTCCTGGCTGCCGGCGGGATGCACACCGAGCATGTCACTCTCACCGCGGTCAGCGGACACGACGAGCGCACGATCGATCAGGCCGTCCGCGATGCCATCGCGGCCCGTGTCATCGCCGCGGACGGCGCCGGCTACACCTTCCGTCATGCCTTGACGCAGGAAGCGGTCCACGACGAGATGCTGCCCAGCGAGCGCGTGCGGGTGCATCGTCGGTACGCCGAATACCTCGCCGCAGGCCGCGCCGACTCTCCGGACGCCGTATCCGCGGTCGCCGAGCACTGGTTGATCGCGCGGGAGCTGGCGCCGGCCTTCGACGCCACCGTTCGCGCGCTGGAGCAGTCTCGCGCCACGTTCGCACCGGCGACATCGGTCAAGCTCGCGGAGAGGCTGACGGAGCTGTGGTGGCAGGTCCCCGACGCCGCGACGCGGTCGGGGACGACCCTGCCCGAACTGCACCTGAGCGCGGCGCAGGCCTGGCACGACCTCGGCGATCCCGACCGTGCCCTCCGTGCCGCACTCGAGGGCCTCGCCACGGATCCGCAGGATCCGATGGTGCGTGCGGCGCTCATTCGCCAGAAGATCGTTCAGGAGTTCAACACCGGCCGGCATCCGGATCACGAAGAGCTCCTCGGCGCCATCGCGCTGCTGGAGGGAATCGACACCGACGCATCGCGCGTGCTGCAGTCGCGCATCCTGTCGAATCTGGCGCTGAGCTACGCGGACGGCCGAGCAGAGGAGTACCTGCGGACGGCAGTGCACCTGGCCGAAGGCGCCGGGGACGACGTCGCCCTCGCGATCGCCCTCGTCAATGAGTCGTGGCGGTACTCCGACGCCGCAGGTGACGAGATCGCCGCTCTCGCCCCGCTCGAGCGTGCCCGGGAGCTGCAGGTGAATCCCGCGGTGCGCGCGTACGTCGGAGCGGCCTACGTCGACCTTCTGGCCCGGCTGGGACGCTACGACGACGCCGCGCTCGTCGGAGAGGCGCATTTCGCCGACGCGGTACGCGGCGGAATCGAGCGCGGCTCAGGCGGATCGATCGCCGTGCAGATCGCGCACGCGCACTTCTGCGCAGGGCGACCCGACGAGGCGAGGCGCTACGCCGCGCGGGCCAGGCGGCTCCTCGACCGGCCGTCGCGGGCGTCGGTCATCCGCATGCTGGCCGCCCACTACGCGTGGAACGATCAACCGGGCGAGCACGACACCCTGCTCGCCGTCGAGCACGCGACGATCGAGGAGGCCCGGCGATCGCACCCGGACAAGCACGAGATGTGGGAACCGGAGACCGTCGACGTGGTGCTGATGTCGTCGTCCGGTCTGCGGGTCACGACCGACCCTGACGACAGCTCGGCGTGGACCCAGCGGATCGATCGGCTTCATCGCAACATCGCGAAAGGGGGCGCATCTGCGGCTCGGCGTTTCACGACGCTCACCGCGGCCCTGATGCTGCGCGCGGTGTCGCCGATGCATGCCGGCGGTGAGGCGCGCGTGGACTCGGACGAGCTGCGCACGGCGATCATGGACGCCACCCGGGCGTGGCCGCGGACGGGCGTGACCCCCGTGATCGTCGACGCCATCGACGCCGTGCTCGCTGATGCCGGTCGCCGCGACCCTGACGAGCGCGTACGCCTCTGGCGCGCCGTCGTCGATGAGGCGAAGACGGGGGTCTTGCCGGTTCGTCATCGACAGATCGCACACCTGAGCCTTGCCGCCGCCCTCATCGACGGAGGCGACCGCGATGCGGCGGCGCGCGCGCTGGATGCCGTCATCGCAGACGCCCCGCGGCTCGGCGTCGCTCGGGCCGCGTTCTGGGCGGAGGACCTCGCCGAACGCGCAGGACTTCGCCGCCGGGCGATCGAGTCGTCTCGAGCGGTGGATGCCGCCGGTTCGCCCGGCCTGACCCCTCGTGAGCGTCAGGTGCTGGCCCTCGTCGCCGAGGGGCTCACCAATGCACAGATCGGCGCGCGGCTGTACATCAGCCCGAAGACCGCCTCCGTCCACGTGTCGGCGATCCTCTCGAAAGTGGGCGCGTCCAACCGGGCCGAGGCGGCGGCGCTCTTCATCGCGAGCACCGACGCCGGTCGCGGCCTCTGACAGGCGCGAGGTCGACCGCACCCGTCACGTCATCGCCGCTCGACCGTCGAACGTGCATCTGCGCGCCGAGAGCGCGGGGTCCGTCCGCATCCTCGGCACCCAGATGCACACTCGCGGGAAGGGCGCGGGTCGTAGGCTGGCCGCGGGAAGAGGGGGGATGCCGCAAATGGGAGCGCTTCACGAAAGGGCGACGGCGAACGATCACCGCACGGGCCGGGTGCCGGTACGCGTCGTCCGGGGTCTGGGAGCCGGGGGCATCGGCCTCGCCCTCGCCGCCGCGCTGTCGGGCTGCGGGATCGTCGAACGGATCGTCGCGGACAGTGAGACGCCCACCCCCACGCCCACCGCCCCGATCGCGCCGACACCGTCCGGACCGGATCCGGTCCTGGCCTGGGAGTGCGGGCAGATCAGCGCGCTCAGCGGCGTGGCGATCCGCACGAACTTCGAGTACCAGACGGGTCGGATCGACGAGGTCGAGTACGTCTCGCGTCTGGCCGCCCTGCAGGACGCCTGGGTCTACATGCCGACCTACGACACGGAGATCACCCCGTTCATCTACGAGGTACAGGTGCAGGCGGCCGCCGACCCGTCGGGCGCCAACCAGGGCTACATCGACGCGATCAACGCGGCGACTGCGGCCTGCCAGGAGGCAGGCTCGCTCGCGGTGGTCACCCCGCTGCCGGAGATGGGCGGCTAGCCTCGTCCGGCAGCACGAGAGGGAGCTCGCGCGAGGCGTCCCAGGGGCGGGTCCAGCCGACGCTGTCGAACAGACCGTCCAGCAGCATGCCGGTGAAGCCCCAGACGAGGTGCTCGCGCACGCCGTCGCGCACCAGGAAGCCCGGTCCGCGCCATTCGCGGCCCTCGCGTCGGATGACCGTCACTCCGCGATTGGCCGGGTCGAGGAGGTCGGCGACCGGCGCGCGGAAGACATCCGCGGACTCGGCCTCATCGACGACCCCCACCGGGGAGGGGCGACGCCACCACGCGATCACGGGGGTGACCCGGTGTCGGGAGTACTCCAGCGGAATCGCACCGAGAGTGCCGAGCACTTCGACCCCGTCGGGATCCAGCCCGGTCTCCTCCTGGGCCTCGCGGAGCGCCGCTGCGACGGGTCCGTCGTCCCCGTCATCCACCCGTCCCCCGGGGAAGGCGACCTGCCCGGGATGCGATCGGAGCGTCAGCGCCCGCGCGAGGAGCAGCACGTCCAGGTCGCGCGAGACCGCACCGCCGTCGGCTCCCCCGGCGCTGGGCTCGGTATCGAGCACGCCGAAGAGGATCAGTACCGCGGCGTCTCGAGCGTCAGCGACATCGGGAAGCTCCGCCACACGGTCGCCGAGGCCGCCCCGGGGGTCTGATGCCGCCGCGCGGACGAGCTCTCGCAGCGCCTGTCGCGCGGCATCCGCCCGGAGAGCTGGGGTCACCCTGACAGCGTACGCGGCGCCCCGACATCCGCTCCGTCGCCCGGCGATCAGGACTTTTCCGGACGCGCGAGGAGAACATCACATTCAGGTAACGTACGGGAAGCGTCCAGACTCAGAGACCAGACTCGGGGACTTGTGCCCCGCCCGGGCGCGTGCCGCGTCACCCGAAGACGCATCCCCCGACACGAAACCGGTACTCCATGCGCTCCACCACGACGACCACCTCCGCCCGCCGCACCCGTCGCGCCGCTGACCGGCGCTCACGCCGCCGGCCCGCCCTCGTCGTCGCCGGCCTGAGCTTCTCGGTCCTCGCGGCCGTCGGCATCACCGCGACCGCACCCACGGCCGCGGCATCGTCGACGACCGCCTTCGGCCCGGTCACGCTCGCCTCGTACACGACGGCGTCGACCTCGCCCCTGGCCGCGAACACGGCGGCGGATGCGACCGCCGACGTCGACGCGACGGCGACCGACGCGGCCGGCGCGGCCCTGGCCGCCGCCGACACGATCGAGGCCGACATCCAGGCGGCAGCACTCGACATCGGCGAGGCCGACCCGACCGTCGACACCGCTGAGCTCGAAGCGGCGCTCGCGAGGCTGCAGGCAGCCGACGTCCTGCCCGCGGCGTTCCTGCCCGATCTCGCCGACGACGTGACCGACGCGGTGGCGGAAGTCGACCAGCGGGTCACCCAGCTGCGGGGCAGCCTCGACGGAGCGCTGGCGAAGAAGGCCGAGGAAGAGGCCGCCGAGAAGGCACGTCTCGAGGCCGAGGCGGCGGCCGCAGCGGCGGCCGAGGCAGCCGCTCAGGCCCGGAGCACCCCGAGCGGAAGCGGCGGCGGGGGCGGTGGCTTCATCCCCACCGGCGGTAGCACCGGCGGCGACAACAGCCCCGCGGGCGCTCAGGCGACCGCCCGGGCGATGCTCGGCAACTACGGCTGGGGCGATGACCAGTTCTCATGCCTGGTGTCGCTGTGGAACAAGGAGTCGGGCTGGAACTACCAGGCCTACAACGCCTCGAGCGGTGCGTTCGGCATTCCACAGGCCCTCCCCGGCAACAAGATGGCCTCGGCCGGCGCCGACTGGCAGACCAACGCCGCCACGCAGATCTCGTGGGGACTCGGCTACATCTCCGGCCGCTACGGCACCCCCTGCGGCGCCTGGAACCACTCGCAGTCGGTCGGCTGGTACTGAGCTCAGACCCGACGCGACTCACTCGGCTGGCGGATCACCGAAAGGTTCGATCCGCCAGCCGACGCGTTCCAGGGCCGCTGCCAGGCGCAGCGCATCCTCCCGCGCCGCGGCAGGCTCGTGCGAGCAGACGTCGACGGCGAACGGCGGCGGTTCGGCGAAGCGGGGCAGATCGACCATCGCCCACGATTTCGCACTGACCCACACCCGCGGGTCGGCTGAACCGGCATCCTGGACCTCGCCGTCGGACACCAGTGCGATGACGGCGAGCGCGTCAGGCTTCGCAATGGGAAGATTCACCACGAGCGAGACCACGTGCACGACCTCCATGGTCGCAGACCCCGACCCCGCCGAGGTCGAACCGGTTCGGTGTCCGATGATCAGGGATGACCCGGCACGGCCGGGTCGCCCGCCTCACCGTCCGAAGAAGTCACCAAGGGCGCCGAACTGGTCGCCGATGTTCGAGACCTGATCACCGAATCCCGACACGACGTCCCCGGCGCCTCCGACCAGGCCCTCCGCGCCCTCGGCGAAGCCCGAGACGTCGACGCCGTCCGCTAGGCCCGTGAGGTCGACACCGTCGGCGAGGGCGTCGAAGTCGACCCCGAACCCCGCGGCCTGCTCGAGGAGCGGCGTCGCCACCGAGCTGACCACCGCGGCTCCCGCCACCGCTCCGAGGACTCCGATGGCGAGGCCGCCGGCGCCGACCATCGCCGCACCGCCTCCGACCCGGCCGAGAAGGCCGCGCATCCGGCCAGGGCGCAGGGCCTCGGCGCGGCCCGCCGCACGAGCGAGGTCTTCCGGAGCGGCCGACCGCGGTCGCTCCGCGGGCGGGAACTCTGTCCGCATGCGCGACTCGATCTGCTGGCGCTGCTGCGGAGTAAGCCGGGCGAACGCCTCGCGATGGATCTGCTCCACCTGGTGCGGGTCGGCGGTTTGCATCAGATAGTCGTACCGGGCGATCGCCGCCCGGTCGGCCTCGCTCGGACGGCCGGAGGATGTGCCGCCCGCCGGTGGCGGCGTGGTCGAGGGACGACCGCGCGGCACGGACGAGGACGGCGGGGTGGTCGACCCGGCGCCCGCGGGGGGACGACCGTCACCGCCGAGTGCGTCGGCGGCGCTTCGGACGATCCCCCGCCAATCCGGGGAGGAGGAACTCTGGGCGGAGCCGCCCTGGTTGTCCAGCGCCTTGGCGGCCATGCCGATCAGCTTGGAGAGCTTGCTCATGACGATCCCTTCTGAACGTCAAGGTCTCCTCCACCCTCACGGGCCGGTGGGCCGGAACGCCACGGGGCGTCCGTACTGACGGGTCCACCGCAATCGGGAGTACTCCCCTTGCCTCCCCCAACGGTAGCCAGGCGGACCTATGGATTCGCTTGAAAAAGAAGCGCGCACCTCCGCTGTTCCTGGCATGATGGCGTCACCCGATCCGCCCTGACCGAAGGGGCACGATGCGCTCGCTCACGCGTCGACAGTTCCTTGCGCGCACCGCCGCGCTCGCCGCCGCGCTGTCCCTCGACCCCGACGATCTCGGTCGCCTCCTCGCCGCCGCCCCGACGGCGACGAGCGGCACCACCGACATCCCCTCCACGCTCCTGCAGACGATCCTGTACGGACCGACGGTGCAGGGCAGCTACCGCCGGCTGGTCGCCGGACCTGGCGAACCCTACCTCCCCCGCGTGGACGTGCTCGGACGTGATCCCGACCCGTCCCGGACGTCGCGGCGACGGTCGTTGCTCTACCTCGGCCATCTCTCCGATCTCCACGTCATCGACGCCCAGTCGCCGGGCCGGATCGAGCCGATGATCGTCCAGGATCATTCGGCATGGGGCTCGGCGTTCCACCCGCACGATCCGCTGAGCCCCCACACGGTCGCGGCGATGGTGGGCGCGTTCCACGACGCGCGGTCCAGTCCGCTCACCGGAGCACCGATGGGAGCCGCAGTGGTCACGGGTGACAGCGCCGACATGCACTCGCACCTCGAGCTGCGCTGGTACATCGATCTGATGGACGGGCTGGCCATCGACCCCGCCACCGCGGGGCCGGTCTTCCAGGGCGTGCAGGCGTGGCCGGAAGCCATCTGGGCGTACCGCCCCGAGGATCCGACCGGCGGATCATTCGGTGATTACGGCTTCCCGGCACTCCCCGACATGCTCGAGCGGGCGATCGCCGGCGAGATCCGTTCGACCGGGCTCCCCGCGCCCTGGTACGCCGTGTACGGAAACCACGACACGCTCCTGCTCGGGACGTTCGAGCTCAGCCCCTCCCTGCATGCGCTCGCGGTCGGCGGGCGGAAGTCCTACACGCTGGATGCGACGGCATCGACGTTCCTTCGCGGCTGGGCCGCGAGCGGCAGCGCGATCCAGCAGGGATGGGACGCCCTCAATCTCGCGTGGGGCCGTTCGGGCTTCCGCGCGGTCTCTGCGAACCCGGAACGCCGTATCTACGAGACGCGGGAATTCATGGCCGAGCATTTCGTGACGCAGCCCGAGCCGGGGCCGATCGGGCACGGGTTCACCCGTCGGAACCTCCAGACGGGTGAGACGTGGTGGCGCGCCGAACTGAGTCCGCATGTGCGTGCGCTGGGCCTGGACACCTGCAACGCCGTCGCAGGCCCCGACGGCGCCCTCCCCGACGTGCAGTTCCGGTGGCTCCGCACCGAGCTCGAGCGCGCCCAGCGTGAGCAGAAGCTCGTGCTCATCCTCAGCCACCACAACAGTCTGACCATGGAGAACACCGCTCAGCGCCCGGGCGAGACCGAGATCCTGCGTCACGGGCCCGAGGTGGTCGATCTCATCCTGCAGTTCCCCGTCGCCATCGCCTGGCTGAACGGGCACACGCATCTGAATCAGATCCTCGCCCACCGATCAGGCGACCGAGGGTTCTGGGAGATCACGACGGCCTCGTGCATCGACTTCCCCCAGCAGCAGCAGGTCGTCGAGATCGTCGACAACCGGGATGGCACGCTGTCGCTGTTCACCACGGTTCTCGACCACGCCTCTCCGGTCTCACCGGGTGCGCCTGGCCGAACGGGTGACCTCGCCGCGCGGGCCCGCGAGCTGGCCGCCAACGACTGGGCCGAGACGCCGATCATGCGTCGAGGATCTCCGCTCGACCGCAACACCGAGCTCCTCCTCCCTTCCCCGTTCGATCTGGAGACCATCACCGACGCCTCCCTGGAGGCGCAGCGGATGACGGAGCGGGCGCGCATCCTCGCGCACGAAGAGCGGATCGCCTCATGATCGGTCGCTTCGCCTCGGCGGCCGCGTTGGCGCTCACCGTCGCAATCACTGCCGCGGGCTGTTCGCAGATCGCCGCGATCGCGCCGGTCGGCGGCGACAGGTTGGCAGAGGTCC encodes the following:
- a CDS encoding TIGR03767 family metallophosphoesterase, whose product is MRSLTRRQFLARTAALAAALSLDPDDLGRLLAAAPTATSGTTDIPSTLLQTILYGPTVQGSYRRLVAGPGEPYLPRVDVLGRDPDPSRTSRRRSLLYLGHLSDLHVIDAQSPGRIEPMIVQDHSAWGSAFHPHDPLSPHTVAAMVGAFHDARSSPLTGAPMGAAVVTGDSADMHSHLELRWYIDLMDGLAIDPATAGPVFQGVQAWPEAIWAYRPEDPTGGSFGDYGFPALPDMLERAIAGEIRSTGLPAPWYAVYGNHDTLLLGTFELSPSLHALAVGGRKSYTLDATASTFLRGWAASGSAIQQGWDALNLAWGRSGFRAVSANPERRIYETREFMAEHFVTQPEPGPIGHGFTRRNLQTGETWWRAELSPHVRALGLDTCNAVAGPDGALPDVQFRWLRTELERAQREQKLVLILSHHNSLTMENTAQRPGETEILRHGPEVVDLILQFPVAIAWLNGHTHLNQILAHRSGDRGFWEITTASCIDFPQQQQVVEIVDNRDGTLSLFTTVLDHASPVSPGAPGRTGDLAARARELAANDWAETPIMRRGSPLDRNTELLLPSPFDLETITDASLEAQRMTERARILAHEERIAS
- a CDS encoding cation-transporting ATPase; amino-acid sequence: MSKLSKLIGMAAKALDNQGGSAQSSSSPDWRGIVRSAADALGGDGRPPAGAGSTTPPSSSVPRGRPSTTPPPAGGTSSGRPSEADRAAIARYDYLMQTADPHQVEQIHREAFARLTPQQRQQIESRMRTEFPPAERPRSAAPEDLARAAGRAEALRPGRMRGLLGRVGGGAAMVGAGGLAIGVLGAVAGAAVVSSVATPLLEQAAGFGVDFDALADGVDLTGLADGVDVSGFAEGAEGLVGGAGDVVSGFGDQVSNIGDQFGALGDFFGR
- a CDS encoding lytic transglycosylase domain-containing protein; this translates as MRSTTTTTSARRTRRAADRRSRRRPALVVAGLSFSVLAAVGITATAPTAAASSTTAFGPVTLASYTTASTSPLAANTAADATADVDATATDAAGAALAAADTIEADIQAAALDIGEADPTVDTAELEAALARLQAADVLPAAFLPDLADDVTDAVAEVDQRVTQLRGSLDGALAKKAEEEAAEKARLEAEAAAAAAAEAAAQARSTPSGSGGGGGGFIPTGGSTGGDNSPAGAQATARAMLGNYGWGDDQFSCLVSLWNKESGWNYQAYNASSGAFGIPQALPGNKMASAGADWQTNAATQISWGLGYISGRYGTPCGAWNHSQSVGWY